Proteins from one Thermococcus sp. M36 genomic window:
- a CDS encoding DUF302 domain-containing protein translates to MIEAKLVFDGSFEEAEAKVKEALPQAGFAVVWEQDFTAVVKNKLGIDMPKYKTLGLCNAKIFYELYKRNEEIGMVAPCHLLLYEKDGKIHAKMAVPEEFWDEEVLAEPFNRVVELLKEIGFN, encoded by the coding sequence ATGATTGAGGCGAAGCTTGTCTTCGACGGAAGTTTTGAGGAGGCAGAGGCCAAGGTCAAGGAGGCTCTTCCGCAGGCTGGCTTTGCCGTCGTCTGGGAGCAGGATTTCACGGCTGTTGTGAAGAACAAGCTGGGCATTGACATGCCGAAGTACAAGACCCTTGGCCTCTGCAACGCTAAAATCTTCTACGAGCTGTACAAGAGGAACGAAGAGATTGGCATGGTTGCGCCCTGTCACTTGCTTCTCTATGAGAAAGACGGTAAGATCCACGCTAAGATGGCTGTTCCTGAGGAATTCTGGGACGAGGAGGTTCTGGCAGAGCCCTTCAACAGGGTCGTTGAACTCCTCAAAGAGATTGGGTTCAATTGA
- a CDS encoding DUF2178 domain-containing protein, producing MNLKYEGLLAVLIGGMVIGLAYSTKSGRAYLAVGIFLLGVLLVYALNWYYNSRVEKIEDERTELISTKSTRNGYAVMSVILFAEYLWEYSNGNTETATKLLIPLALGVLALLVSQYWYERVM from the coding sequence ATGAACCTGAAGTACGAAGGCCTGCTCGCGGTTCTAATCGGGGGGATGGTTATCGGCCTAGCCTACTCAACGAAGTCGGGTAGGGCGTATCTGGCGGTAGGCATATTCCTCCTGGGCGTCCTATTGGTCTACGCCCTGAACTGGTACTACAACTCCCGGGTGGAGAAGATAGAGGACGAGAGAACCGAGCTGATAAGTACCAAGAGTACAAGGAACGGCTACGCCGTGATGAGCGTTATCCTCTTTGCCGAATACCTCTGGGAGTACTCCAACGGAAACACGGAAACCGCAACGAAGCTCCTCATTCCACTTGCGCTAGGTGTCCTTGCACTCCTCGTCTCCCAGTACTGGTACGAGAGGGTGATGTGA
- a CDS encoding biotin/lipoate A/B protein ligase family protein — MRFIPLIVAMPEVQMAIDEAIMRARIEGKVPDTVRLYAFSPSSVTIGRFQSVVHDVNLDEARRLGIPVVRRITGGGSVFHDEYGEITYSVIAGEDLHPMLKNVESSYRYLAGPLVDALKELGLDAGFSGLNDIVANGKKISGSAQTRRKGVILQHGTFMYSTRVEVLGKVLRVPRLKLQDKGISSIWERVTTLEREGIKLSRWEAYELLKDRFFNAFPLEEGELTEYELELAEKLVEERYGNPEWNEMR; from the coding sequence ATGAGGTTCATCCCGCTCATTGTTGCAATGCCCGAGGTCCAGATGGCAATAGACGAGGCAATAATGAGGGCCAGGATTGAGGGGAAGGTTCCCGACACGGTGAGACTCTACGCATTTTCACCCAGCTCAGTCACGATAGGCCGCTTCCAGAGCGTCGTCCACGACGTCAACCTCGACGAGGCGAGAAGGCTTGGAATTCCGGTGGTCAGGCGCATAACCGGCGGAGGCTCGGTCTTCCACGACGAATACGGCGAGATAACCTACTCGGTGATAGCGGGTGAGGATCTGCACCCGATGCTTAAAAACGTCGAGAGCAGCTACCGCTATCTGGCCGGCCCGCTCGTGGATGCACTCAAGGAGCTCGGCCTTGATGCTGGCTTCTCCGGCCTCAACGACATAGTTGCCAACGGGAAGAAGATAAGCGGCTCCGCCCAGACGAGGAGGAAAGGTGTAATCCTCCAGCACGGCACCTTCATGTACTCGACGAGGGTCGAGGTTCTTGGAAAAGTTCTCCGCGTCCCCAGGCTCAAACTTCAGGACAAAGGTATTTCGAGCATCTGGGAGCGCGTTACAACTCTGGAGCGCGAGGGGATAAAGCTCAGCCGCTGGGAGGCCTACGAGTTACTTAAAGACCGCTTCTTCAATGCCTTCCCCCTGGAAGAGGGAGAGCTGACAGAATACGAGCTTGAGCTGGCCGAGAAGCTGGTGGAAGAGAGGTACGGAAACCCGGAGTGGAACGAGATGCGCTGA
- a CDS encoding ABC transporter ATP-binding protein: protein MPEPILEVRDLTVHFYTYAGIVKAIERVSFDVYRGETFALVGETGCGKSVTSRALTQLIESPGKIVEGSVIYHREDGSTVDLLKLGTEEIRDIRGKEIAYIFQDPHASLDPLYTVGYQIAEGMVVHNTVKDWKEGFKKAVDILRRVLIPDPENRVKNYPHEMSGGMKQRVVIGTGVANNPKILIADEPTTALDVTVQAQILELMNKLKREYNTTVILITHNMGVVAEMADRVAVMYAGKIVEIGSVDQIFKNPLHPYTQGLLRAVPNPLAKIERLETIPGTVPNLIEPPGGCRFHPRCPRVMGVCKDRVPELKEIEPGHFVACHLY, encoded by the coding sequence ATGCCTGAGCCGATCCTTGAGGTTCGCGACCTGACCGTCCACTTTTACACCTACGCTGGAATAGTCAAGGCCATCGAAAGGGTTTCCTTCGACGTCTACAGGGGCGAGACCTTCGCGCTCGTCGGTGAAACCGGCTGTGGAAAGAGCGTCACCTCGCGCGCACTCACCCAGCTCATCGAGAGCCCCGGAAAGATCGTGGAGGGCAGCGTGATTTACCACAGGGAGGATGGTTCGACCGTCGATCTCCTAAAGCTGGGCACTGAGGAGATAAGAGACATAAGGGGCAAGGAGATAGCCTACATCTTCCAGGACCCCCACGCCTCCCTCGACCCGCTCTACACGGTGGGGTATCAGATAGCCGAGGGAATGGTGGTTCACAACACAGTCAAGGACTGGAAAGAGGGCTTTAAGAAGGCCGTCGATATTCTCCGCCGTGTTCTCATCCCCGACCCGGAGAACAGGGTAAAGAACTACCCCCACGAGATGAGCGGAGGAATGAAACAGCGTGTCGTCATCGGAACGGGCGTCGCCAACAACCCCAAGATACTCATCGCTGACGAGCCAACGACCGCCCTCGACGTCACGGTCCAGGCTCAGATACTCGAGCTGATGAACAAGCTCAAGCGCGAGTACAACACCACCGTGATACTCATCACCCACAACATGGGAGTGGTCGCTGAGATGGCCGACCGTGTGGCGGTCATGTACGCGGGTAAAATAGTCGAGATAGGCTCCGTTGACCAGATATTCAAGAACCCGCTTCACCCGTACACGCAGGGTCTCCTAAGGGCAGTTCCCAACCCGCTGGCCAAGATAGAGCGGCTCGAGACCATCCCGGGAACGGTTCCCAACCTGATAGAGCCGCCCGGAGGATGCCGCTTCCACCCGAGGTGCCCGAGGGTCATGGGCGTCTGCAAGGATAGGGTCCCCGAGCTGAAGGAGATAGAGCCCGGTCACTTCGTGGCGTGCCACCTTTACTGA
- a CDS encoding DUF2178 domain-containing protein, with protein sequence MNELALVSLIALIGGGLLGYFMTRTIVNNIGLPSDERAKEIAKISAMRTLELVLLVTVVSLYYSWLVLRDERCTNLAGLIFATIFFGNLAFRAYYSRRM encoded by the coding sequence ATGAACGAGCTCGCCTTGGTCTCGTTGATTGCCCTGATTGGAGGCGGACTCCTCGGATACTTCATGACCAGGACGATAGTGAACAACATCGGCCTTCCCTCCGATGAAAGGGCCAAAGAAATAGCCAAAATTTCCGCCATGAGGACGCTGGAGCTGGTTCTACTCGTAACGGTGGTTTCGCTGTACTACTCGTGGCTAGTTCTCAGGGACGAACGGTGCACCAACCTTGCAGGCCTGATATTTGCAACGATATTCTTTGGAAACCTCGCCTTCAGGGCTTACTACTCCCGGAGGATGTGA
- a CDS encoding ABC transporter permease, whose product MSDFWVMAMKELKNLFRDRKLVFGLVIVPLILLPVMGKAVNVGMEQARGETHVTIVNFDDGPYGGLLIKALEVTPNVTVTVVNATSIDGAIQRAIQEKQNVLVVIPQDFTAKLQANETATVEIYGIFTSIGAGIKESVSEGRINAVLQVLSEEIARIKVRNLGAENPDAILQPITTVSRSVINGNVVDVSPTVVSTVIAAQAFSIPLIVFIMVMVTSQMAAGAIASEKENKTLETLLTLPVPRTHIVGAKIFGTAMMGLVAAVAYMVGMKYYMGSFGLGSSGVSLEDLGLVVTATGAGLFALVVFLTIIIALSLAMIVATFAEDVQSATTLVSAVILPLAFPAFLLMYTDINDLPVMAKYALLAVPFTHPVIDYRYVLLGDYRPLLTSLVYLAAIALLILYATARLFSSERIMTAQVSWGRKKKVG is encoded by the coding sequence ATGAGCGACTTCTGGGTCATGGCGATGAAGGAGCTGAAAAACCTCTTCAGGGACAGGAAGCTTGTCTTCGGCCTCGTTATAGTCCCGCTGATCCTCCTACCTGTCATGGGCAAAGCGGTAAACGTCGGAATGGAGCAGGCCCGGGGAGAGACCCACGTGACCATAGTGAACTTTGACGACGGTCCGTACGGCGGCCTCCTCATAAAGGCCCTTGAGGTGACCCCGAACGTAACCGTCACCGTTGTTAACGCCACATCCATAGACGGGGCCATACAGCGGGCGATTCAGGAGAAGCAGAACGTCCTTGTCGTCATCCCGCAGGACTTCACGGCGAAGCTTCAGGCCAACGAAACCGCGACCGTTGAAATCTACGGCATCTTTACGAGCATCGGTGCCGGGATAAAGGAGAGCGTAAGCGAGGGGAGGATAAACGCCGTCCTCCAGGTTCTTAGCGAGGAGATAGCTAGGATAAAGGTGAGGAACCTGGGCGCCGAAAACCCGGACGCAATACTCCAGCCGATAACGACGGTCAGCAGATCGGTTATAAACGGCAACGTCGTTGACGTCTCCCCGACGGTGGTCTCGACCGTCATAGCGGCCCAGGCGTTCTCGATACCGCTTATAGTGTTCATAATGGTCATGGTGACCTCCCAGATGGCGGCTGGAGCAATAGCGAGCGAGAAGGAGAACAAGACGCTGGAGACGCTCCTAACGCTCCCGGTCCCGAGAACCCACATCGTTGGCGCCAAGATATTCGGCACCGCGATGATGGGACTGGTGGCGGCGGTGGCATACATGGTGGGCATGAAGTACTACATGGGCTCCTTCGGGCTGGGGTCCAGCGGAGTAAGCCTCGAAGACCTCGGGCTGGTGGTTACCGCCACGGGGGCCGGCCTCTTTGCCCTTGTGGTGTTCCTGACGATAATAATTGCCCTCAGTCTGGCCATGATAGTGGCCACCTTCGCGGAGGACGTTCAGAGCGCCACAACGCTTGTCAGCGCGGTGATACTCCCGCTCGCTTTCCCTGCATTTCTGCTCATGTACACAGACATCAATGACCTGCCCGTGATGGCTAAGTACGCCCTGCTGGCGGTGCCCTTCACTCACCCCGTCATAGACTACCGTTATGTATTGCTGGGGGACTACAGGCCGTTGCTCACAAGCCTTGTCTACTTGGCAGCAATAGCGCTCCTCATACTCTACGCAACAGCCCGGCTGTTTTCCAGCGAGAGGATTATGACGGCACAGGTCAGCTGGGGCAGGAAGAAAAAGGTGGGGTGA
- a CDS encoding dephospho-CoA kinase — MIIIVTGMPGSGKSKIVHEFERRGFPSVSMGDVVREETAKRGLELTKENVAKVSIRLRQELGQNAVAKLAVERVKHLLGRSRVVVIDGVRSLDEVGTFRSAFPGEDIVIIAVHTPPHTRFERLRTRGRHDDPKTWEDFEERDWKELKFGIGNVIAMADYMLVNDGPREEYEEKVKRLVDRILAEH; from the coding sequence ATGATAATCATCGTGACCGGAATGCCTGGTTCGGGAAAGAGCAAAATCGTCCACGAGTTTGAGAGGAGGGGTTTTCCCAGCGTTTCTATGGGGGACGTCGTGAGGGAAGAGACGGCAAAGCGCGGTCTGGAGCTGACCAAGGAAAACGTCGCCAAGGTTAGCATCCGTCTGAGACAGGAACTCGGACAGAACGCGGTTGCAAAGCTGGCGGTCGAGAGGGTGAAGCACCTCCTCGGACGCAGCAGGGTCGTCGTTATTGACGGCGTCCGCTCGCTCGACGAGGTCGGAACCTTCAGGAGCGCCTTTCCTGGGGAGGATATAGTCATCATCGCCGTCCACACACCGCCCCACACGCGCTTCGAGAGACTCAGAACCAGGGGCAGACACGACGATCCGAAGACCTGGGAGGACTTCGAGGAGCGCGACTGGAAGGAGCTCAAGTTCGGAATCGGCAACGTCATTGCAATGGCGGATTACATGCTCGTCAACGACGGCCCAAGGGAAGAGTACGAGGAAAAAGTAAAACGCCTAGTGGACAGGATCCTAGCCGAGCATTGA
- a CDS encoding helix-turn-helix transcriptional regulator encodes MKNRLRELREEKGLTQEELARALGVTRQTVIAIEKGRYDPSLRLAFRIARFFGAKIEDIFIYEEG; translated from the coding sequence ATGAAGAACCGCCTCCGCGAGCTGAGAGAGGAGAAAGGCCTGACCCAGGAGGAGCTGGCCAGAGCGTTGGGAGTAACCAGACAGACGGTAATAGCGATAGAGAAAGGAAGATACGACCCGTCGCTCAGGCTCGCGTTCAGGATAGCTCGCTTCTTCGGGGCCAAAATCGAGGACATCTTTATTTACGAGGAGGGTTAA
- a CDS encoding ABC transporter ATP-binding protein, whose protein sequence is MSEPILEVKNLKKYFPIRGLFRTEGYVKAVDDVSFRINRGETFGLVGESGCGKTTTGRTILRLIEPTSGQIIFQGKDVTKLNGEEMKWFRRKAQIMFQDPYSSLNPRQTVFEVIMEPVRFHKIPVDDPEEFVIRLLESVGLNEMHLYRYPHEFSGGQRQRIALARLLALRPEFIVLDEPTSALDVSVQANILNTLKDLQRQYGFTYLFISHDLGVVKYMSHRMGVMYLGKLVEVGPAEEIFENPLHPYTKFLLSAIPVPDPELSRELKAKRMKVEGEPPSPINPPQGCRFHPRCPFAKAGLCDKKEPPLVEVENGHYVACWLYGKA, encoded by the coding sequence ATGAGCGAGCCGATACTCGAAGTTAAAAACCTCAAGAAGTATTTCCCCATCAGAGGCCTTTTCAGAACTGAGGGCTACGTCAAGGCCGTTGACGACGTCAGCTTCAGGATAAACCGGGGTGAAACCTTCGGTCTCGTCGGAGAGAGCGGCTGTGGAAAAACAACCACCGGAAGGACCATCCTCCGCCTCATCGAACCCACCAGCGGTCAAATCATCTTCCAGGGCAAGGACGTCACGAAGCTCAATGGCGAGGAGATGAAGTGGTTCCGCAGGAAGGCCCAGATCATGTTCCAGGACCCCTACTCCTCACTCAACCCCAGGCAGACGGTCTTCGAGGTCATCATGGAGCCCGTCCGCTTCCACAAGATACCCGTTGATGACCCCGAGGAGTTCGTGATAAGGCTCCTGGAAAGCGTCGGCCTCAACGAGATGCACCTCTACCGCTACCCCCACGAGTTCTCCGGCGGGCAGAGGCAGCGCATAGCTTTGGCGAGGCTCCTCGCGCTCAGGCCGGAGTTCATAGTCCTCGACGAGCCGACCTCAGCGCTCGACGTCTCGGTTCAGGCCAACATTCTCAACACGCTGAAGGACCTCCAGAGGCAGTACGGCTTCACCTACCTCTTCATAAGCCACGACCTCGGAGTCGTCAAGTACATGAGCCACAGAATGGGAGTGATGTACCTCGGAAAGCTCGTGGAGGTCGGCCCGGCGGAAGAGATCTTCGAAAACCCCCTCCACCCGTACACCAAGTTCCTGCTATCTGCCATACCCGTTCCCGACCCGGAGCTGTCGAGGGAGCTCAAGGCAAAGCGCATGAAGGTTGAGGGGGAGCCACCGAGCCCGATAAACCCGCCCCAGGGATGCCGCTTCCACCCGAGATGTCCATTTGCCAAGGCAGGACTCTGCGACAAGAAAGAGCCCCCGCTGGTGGAGGTCGAGAACGGCCACTACGTCGCCTGCTGGCTCTACGGAAAGGCATGA
- a CDS encoding ATP-dependent DNA helicase, translating into MKVEDLPVDERIKRVVRERGIEELYPPQAEALKSGVLEGKNLVLAIPTASGKTLVSEIVMVNKLLQEGGKAVYLVPLKALAEEKYREFKEWESLGIRVAATTGDYDSTDEWLGRYDIIVATAEKFDSLLRHSPKWVKDVKLIVADEVHLIGSYDRGATLEMILSHLLGKAQILALSATVGNAEELAEWLDAALVVSDWRPVELRKGVFHLGTLFWEDGKIDRYPENWESLAIDAVKKGKQALVFVNTRRSAEKEAVSLSSKISRLLTKPETRQLEGIISQIEDNPTTEKLKRALKGGVAFHHAGLGRIERALIEDAFREGLIKVITATPTLSAGINLPAFRVIIRDTKRYAGFGWTDIPVLEIQQMMGRAGRPKYDRVGEAIIVARTDEPRKLMEKYIHGKPEKLFSMLANEQAFRSQVLALITNFNIGNFRELVDFLERTFYAHQRGDIAALEYKAKNVVYFLIENEFIDMDMQDRFMALPFGKRTSQLYIDPLTAKKFRDAFPALERNPNPFGIFQLIASTPDMATLTARKRELEDYLDLAYELEDRLYTNIPYYEDSRFQGFLSQVKTAKVLLDWINEVPEARIYETYNIDPGDLYRILELADWLMYALIELYRLFEPKDDVLQYLRDLHLRLKHGVREELLELVRLPNIGRKRARALYNAGFRTADDIMRAKVRDLLEVEGIGMKVVEGLFRHFGVEMPGKVKEAGKKAEARKKGTLDAFLK; encoded by the coding sequence ATGAAGGTTGAGGATCTGCCCGTGGACGAGAGGATCAAAAGGGTAGTACGCGAGAGAGGCATAGAGGAGCTCTACCCGCCGCAGGCAGAGGCTCTGAAGAGCGGCGTGCTGGAGGGGAAGAACCTAGTTCTGGCCATCCCGACCGCGAGCGGAAAAACCCTTGTCAGCGAGATAGTCATGGTGAACAAGCTCCTCCAAGAGGGTGGTAAGGCCGTCTATCTCGTTCCGCTGAAGGCTTTGGCTGAAGAGAAGTACCGCGAGTTCAAGGAGTGGGAGAGTTTAGGAATAAGGGTCGCAGCAACCACCGGCGACTACGACTCGACCGACGAGTGGCTCGGCAGATACGATATCATAGTCGCCACAGCCGAGAAGTTTGACTCCCTGCTGAGACACAGTCCCAAGTGGGTGAAGGACGTAAAGCTGATCGTCGCCGACGAGGTTCACCTCATAGGCTCCTACGACAGGGGGGCAACCCTTGAGATGATCCTAAGCCATCTCCTTGGAAAGGCCCAGATTTTAGCTTTAAGCGCGACCGTTGGAAACGCCGAGGAGCTTGCAGAGTGGCTCGATGCAGCCTTAGTTGTCAGCGATTGGCGTCCGGTTGAGTTGAGGAAAGGCGTCTTCCACCTGGGAACCCTATTTTGGGAGGATGGCAAGATCGACCGCTACCCGGAGAACTGGGAGAGCTTAGCTATAGACGCTGTGAAGAAGGGCAAGCAGGCTTTGGTCTTCGTTAATACGAGGAGAAGCGCTGAGAAAGAGGCGGTTTCTCTATCATCGAAGATTTCTCGGCTCCTCACGAAACCTGAGACGAGGCAGCTTGAGGGGATTATTTCCCAGATAGAGGACAATCCAACGACCGAGAAACTCAAGAGGGCCCTGAAGGGGGGCGTGGCCTTCCACCATGCGGGCCTGGGCAGGATTGAGAGGGCCCTGATAGAGGACGCCTTCAGAGAGGGCTTGATTAAGGTTATAACGGCAACGCCAACCCTCAGCGCCGGAATAAACCTCCCAGCGTTCCGCGTTATCATAAGGGACACCAAGCGCTACGCCGGCTTCGGCTGGACTGACATCCCCGTCCTCGAAATCCAGCAGATGATGGGAAGGGCGGGGAGACCGAAGTACGACCGCGTTGGAGAGGCCATAATCGTTGCCAGGACAGATGAGCCGAGGAAGCTCATGGAGAAGTACATCCACGGTAAGCCTGAGAAGCTGTTCTCGATGCTCGCCAACGAGCAGGCCTTCAGGAGCCAGGTTCTCGCTTTGATAACCAACTTCAACATAGGGAACTTCCGCGAGCTGGTGGACTTCCTTGAGAGAACCTTCTACGCCCACCAGAGAGGAGACATAGCGGCTTTAGAGTACAAGGCGAAGAACGTCGTCTACTTCCTCATCGAGAACGAGTTCATCGACATGGACATGCAGGACCGCTTCATGGCCCTGCCCTTCGGGAAAAGGACGTCGCAGCTCTACATAGACCCTCTCACGGCCAAAAAGTTCAGGGACGCGTTTCCAGCTTTGGAGAGGAACCCCAACCCCTTCGGAATCTTCCAGCTGATAGCGTCCACGCCGGACATGGCGACGCTCACAGCGAGAAAGCGCGAGCTGGAGGACTACCTCGACCTCGCCTACGAGCTCGAGGACAGGCTCTACACCAACATCCCCTACTACGAGGACTCGCGCTTCCAGGGCTTCCTCAGCCAGGTGAAGACGGCTAAGGTTCTCCTCGACTGGATAAACGAGGTTCCGGAGGCGAGGATCTACGAGACCTACAACATTGACCCCGGCGACTTATACCGGATTCTTGAGCTCGCCGACTGGCTCATGTACGCCCTCATCGAGCTCTACCGCCTCTTTGAGCCAAAGGATGACGTCCTCCAGTACCTCCGCGACCTGCACCTCAGACTGAAGCACGGAGTCAGGGAGGAGCTCCTCGAACTGGTCAGACTGCCCAACATCGGAAGAAAGAGGGCCAGGGCACTTTACAACGCGGGCTTCAGAACGGCCGATGACATAATGCGCGCGAAGGTCAGGGATCTCCTCGAGGTGGAGGGCATAGGCATGAAGGTTGTGGAGGGCCTTTTCAGGCACTTCGGTGTCGAGATGCCTGGAAAGGTAAAAGAGGCAGGGAAAAAAGCGGAAGCCAGGAAAAAGGGCACTTTGGACGCGTTCCTCAAATAG
- a CDS encoding ZIP family metal transporter — protein MLENFIGTLAGWILDLSNGSMMWVAFYAGLFVALMTSFGAMVAIFAKRLPEGGVDFALSFAAGVMIVASFTSLILPSIDMTGSFTPAGIGIALGVLAIYLIDRFLPHEHLVMGYEGPKAMKDRLRKVWLLVIAVIIHNLPEGMAVGTSLVYSLEAGLVTTLAIGIQDFPEGTIVALPLATIQGKRVMPIAMGVLSGFAEMAMVLLGAYFFGAFSWLLPYGLGLAGGAMLYVTVKEMIPEIYRREERYTLVTLGFFAGFYVMLFLDSMLG, from the coding sequence GTGTTAGAGAACTTCATCGGAACACTGGCCGGGTGGATACTCGACCTTTCAAACGGCAGCATGATGTGGGTGGCCTTCTATGCCGGCCTGTTCGTGGCCCTGATGACCTCTTTCGGGGCCATGGTGGCGATATTCGCGAAGAGGTTGCCTGAAGGAGGAGTTGATTTCGCTTTGAGCTTCGCCGCCGGCGTCATGATAGTGGCCAGCTTCACGAGTTTGATACTGCCCTCGATAGACATGACGGGCTCGTTCACACCTGCTGGGATAGGAATAGCCCTTGGTGTGCTTGCCATATACCTCATAGACCGCTTCCTCCCGCACGAGCACCTCGTCATGGGTTATGAGGGCCCCAAGGCCATGAAAGACAGGCTGAGAAAAGTGTGGCTTCTGGTAATAGCCGTGATAATCCACAACCTCCCGGAGGGGATGGCCGTTGGAACTTCCCTCGTTTACAGCCTTGAGGCGGGGCTCGTCACGACCCTTGCGATAGGCATACAGGACTTTCCCGAGGGCACCATAGTGGCGCTTCCCCTCGCAACGATACAGGGAAAGCGCGTGATGCCGATAGCCATGGGCGTTCTCAGCGGCTTCGCGGAGATGGCGATGGTTCTCCTCGGGGCCTACTTCTTCGGGGCCTTCTCGTGGCTTCTCCCCTACGGTCTCGGCCTTGCCGGCGGGGCCATGCTTTACGTGACGGTGAAGGAGATGATCCCGGAAATATACCGGAGGGAGGAAAGGTATACCCTCGTGACGCTCGGCTTCTTTGCCGGATTCTACGTCATGCTCTTCCTGGACTCAATGCTCGGCTAG
- a CDS encoding RNA-binding domain-containing protein, which translates to MELFEEVEVEAYVYPTEDIEKVKRAMLNLVPDLEFDAFDRGDYIILTGKTRSRKALSRLYELFRGQAILDTARSFLEEGYFGEEIIVKVNKQAAYAGVVNFNEESPLGPITIIIRTKDPQRLMKWLAPRTKDGVPIE; encoded by the coding sequence ATGGAGCTGTTCGAAGAGGTCGAAGTTGAGGCTTATGTTTATCCAACGGAGGACATCGAGAAGGTAAAGAGGGCGATGCTGAACCTCGTTCCGGATCTGGAGTTCGATGCATTTGACAGGGGCGATTACATTATCCTCACCGGAAAGACGAGGAGCAGGAAGGCCCTGAGCAGGCTCTACGAGCTCTTCAGGGGTCAGGCGATACTCGACACCGCCAGGAGTTTCCTTGAGGAGGGCTACTTCGGCGAGGAGATAATCGTGAAGGTGAACAAGCAGGCCGCCTACGCGGGCGTCGTCAACTTCAACGAGGAGTCTCCCCTGGGCCCGATAACGATAATAATCCGCACGAAAGATCCGCAAAGGCTCATGAAGTGGCTCGCGCCGAGGACGAAGGACGGTGTGCCGATAGAGTGA
- a CDS encoding ABC transporter ATP-binding protein, which produces MPMVEVLNLEKDYGKVKALKGISFSINEGEIFGLIGPNGAGKSTTLKILSTLLKPTGGTAKIAGHDVVKDASKVRELISYLPEEAGAYKNLTGYEYLEFMARLYAKDERKAREMLELGVELSGLGERLNDKVSTYSKGMTRKLLIARALMVRPRLAILDEPASGLDIVNAYSIRQTIRRFARSEGVTFLISSHNMLEVEHLCHRVALINKGRIVEVGTPKDLKDRYGAENLEEVFMRAVGAEIDEPVGGEGA; this is translated from the coding sequence ATGCCGATGGTTGAAGTCCTGAACCTGGAGAAGGACTACGGAAAGGTGAAGGCACTCAAAGGGATAAGCTTCTCCATCAATGAAGGCGAGATATTCGGCTTAATCGGGCCAAACGGGGCAGGAAAGAGCACTACCCTGAAGATACTCTCAACCCTTCTCAAACCAACGGGTGGAACCGCGAAGATAGCCGGTCATGACGTGGTCAAAGACGCCTCCAAAGTCCGCGAACTCATCAGCTACCTGCCGGAAGAGGCTGGAGCCTACAAAAACCTCACAGGCTACGAGTACCTTGAGTTCATGGCGAGGCTCTACGCGAAGGACGAGAGGAAGGCGAGGGAAATGCTGGAGCTCGGCGTGGAGCTAAGCGGTCTCGGCGAGAGGCTCAACGACAAGGTTTCAACGTACTCAAAGGGAATGACGAGGAAGCTGCTCATAGCGAGGGCCCTGATGGTGCGCCCCAGGCTAGCCATACTGGACGAGCCTGCGAGCGGCCTCGATATAGTGAACGCATACTCGATACGGCAGACGATAAGGCGCTTCGCGAGGAGCGAGGGTGTTACGTTCCTCATATCGAGCCACAACATGCTCGAAGTCGAGCACCTCTGTCACCGTGTTGCTCTGATAAACAAGGGGCGGATAGTCGAGGTCGGCACGCCGAAGGATCTGAAGGACAGATACGGCGCGGAGAACCTTGAGGAGGTCTTCATGAGGGCCGTAGGGGCAGAGATCGATGAGCCCGTTGGGGGTGAGGGTGCATGA